The sequence below is a genomic window from Deltaproteobacteria bacterium.
GATCGCAACGCGTTGCACATCAGCTACGAGGGCGGCATTCTCGAAGATCCTGCCAAGGAACCGTACGAGGACATGTTCCTGCTCACCGTGTCGCCCGAAAGGGCACCGGACAAGCCGGAGTACGTCGAGATCGAATTCGCGGCGGGCAACCCCGTGAGCATCAACGGCGAGCGACTGTCACCGGCGACACTGCTGGCGCGGCTCAACACCATCGGCGGCCGCAACGGCGTCGGCCGCGTCGATCTGGTGGAGAATCGCTACGTCGGGATGAAGTCGCGCGGGGTCTACGAGACGCCAGGCGGCACCATCATCCACGTCGCGCATCGGGCGCTCGAATCGATCACGCTCGATCGCGAAGTGCTGCACCTGCGCGACTCGCTCATCCCGCGCTACGCCGAGATGGTCTACTACGGCTACTGGTTCGCGCCCGAGCGCGAGATGCTACAGACGATGATCGACGAAGCGCAGCGTCCCGTCACCGGCACGGTGCGACTCAAGCTCTACAAAGGCAACGTCATCATCGCTGGCCGCACGTCGCCCAAATCGCTCTACGATCCGCACGTCGCGACGTTCGAGGAAGACTCCGTCTACCGCCAAGCCGACGCCGAAGCGTTCATTCGCTTGAACGCGCTCCGGCTGCGCATTCGCGCGCGAGTGAACAAGAAGCCTTGAACGATCGGCTTACTTGACCCTGCGCGTGACATACGAGTAGACAATCGCGTGGCGTGTTGCTCAGCTTGTAATCACGATAGTCCCACGGGTTCGAAGTTCTGCCCGGAGTGCGGCACAGCCCTGGGAGAGCACTGCGCTCAGTGCGGCAGCGACCTGCCGGCGAGTGCGAAGTTTTGCAATCAATGCGGCGCTGTCGCGGGTGCGTCCGGTGTAGGGGTGACGCATGCGTCACCCTCCGCTGCACGCGATGGCCCCAGTGACGACGGACGGGCGAGGCATGCCTCGCCCCTACAAGATGAAGCAACCCCTGCGTCTTCAGGCGAGCGGCGCCAACCCACGGTCATCTTCTCCGATCTCGTCGGCTCCACCGCGCTCAGCACGCAGTTCGATCCCGAGGAGTGGCGCGAGATTGTGTCGCGTTGCCAGCGCGCTACAACAGCCGCCGTGCAAGAATTCGGCGAGCATCATGCCAAGAACCTCGGCGATCGGGAAGAGCTAAGGAACGGACGCGATGAGTAAGCGCCCCCAGGCGACGAGCGATGGCACCCCGCCAAGGCAAAGCGGCTGGAGCAAGATGTCTGCGGTGGCCGGCTTTCTCGCGCTGTGCCTCTCCGTGTTCACGCTCTACGAGACTTGGCTGCGTCCATTCGATCCGATCTTTGGCGTTGGCTACATGGTCTTCGACAAACAGTCACCTCGTACAGCCATTGAGATCTCTCTTACAATCACGAATCGCGGCGCCGTAGGAGGATCGATCGACGAGTTTGTCATCACCCTGCAACGTGCCGAGGATCGATACCCCCAGTGGCTCTATGAAGGGGACATCCTGATCGACGAGGCTGCGTACTTGTGTCGTCAGAAACTCTATGACGCCGACACGACAGACGAAAAACAGCAGACGGCGACGTGTGGAGGATATGAGAAGGAGAGTTTTCGGCCGGTCTTCCTCTTGGGCAGACAGCAAACGTCGATGGCGATGCACTTCTTTCCTCGAACAACCTCACACTTCCCCGCAATTGCCGGCGGAGTTTCGAACGGAACGTATCTGTTGAAACTTCTCGCGCGAATCGACGGCGACAAGACATACAAGGAAGTTTTCAGTCATCCCCTCACTGTCAACAGTCGGACGTTCATCGCTTCCAAGCCCTGCGAGGAGCCGCTTGTTACGTTGTCGCCCGCTACGCCCGCTCCGACTTTAGGTCGCCGCTGGTGGTAACGCCTGCGTGTCATGGCGATATCCGCTCACCACGCCGGCAACCGCACTACCAGAGCAGCTTCGCCAGCGCCTCCTCCCGGCCTTGCAGACGTCTGCAACGTAGCCGCGCGCCCTATGGCGTTCGATCCGCTGCCGCAGCGGCTCCGCGCAAGCAGCCCCACCTCACTGCCGCTTCAACTCAATCCGCAGCACATGGTACGGGTGCCTCGCGACGTCGAGAGTCAGATCCAGGTCGCCGCCGCGGCTGAGGCGGCTCGACACACATTGGCTGCTACTCCACCCGCTCGATGCGGCAGCGCACATGGCGATGGTGCGGCACGCCGGTGAACGGATCGCGATCGGCGGTGTCGGTGAGTTCGTTGGAGTTGGCGCCGTCGACGTTCATGCGGCCGTCGGCGCCCGACATCATTCCGAAACCGTTGGGCATCCAGACGTGACCATCGAGTAGCTTGGCGTCGATTTGCGCCGGCAACGTCACCGCACCGCGACGCGTGCTGATGCGCACCGAGTCGCCGTCGCGCAGGCTCAGGCTCTTGGCGTCGCTTGGAGAGAGATTGAGGGCGCAATGCGGCCCGCGGCCTTTGCGCCAGCTCGGATCGCGTTGAATCGTGTTGGCCGTCCAGCGCGTGCGCAACCCGGCCGCGAGCACGAACGGATAGCTCGCATCCCGCGACGGCGCTGTGTCCACCGCTCGGCCGAGCTCCTTGAGCATCGGCGCGGGCGCCAGTCGCACGCGCTTGTCGTCGAAGCCGATGTGGTCGGTGAAATTGGTTTCAGTGGCGACGCGCGCGATCTCGACGCCTTCGGGGTGCGCGAGAATGCGGCGAAAGAGTTCGGACGCAATCTCGAACGGATTCTTGCCTTGCCACTCGACGCCCAGCGCGCGCACCACGCTGTCACCGCGCAGCATGGCGTTCAAGTGCGCTACCATCCAAAACGCCGCCAGCGACGGCGCCGAGAGCAGCGGACCCAGCGTGCGGTACGCCCAGAACAGCATCTGGTTCGACGGGTCGTGTCCGCGCGGTTGCTCGGCAGCGAGTTGCTGCAACGCGCCGAGAAACATCATCCCTCCGTTTGGTTCCAACGCCTCCGCGGCAAGCTCGTGCAACTGCGCCGGCGGCGTGCCGAACAGATTCATCGCCTCGGCGAGGCGCACGTAGATCTCGGGTTCCGGCAACGCCTCGGTGGGCCCGGGAACGACGGGCGGCCGGACTTGCACGTCCACTTGCGGGTAGCGTTTCGGAAAACCGGCGAACTCCCACTTCTCGTAGCCGACCGGGGTGGGCAATACATAGTCCGCAAGCAGCGCGGTCTCGGTCATCGCCGGCTCGATCACCACTAGCAAATCGAGTCGCTCGCGCGCGGCGCGCCAGGCGGCGGTGTCGGAGTAAGAGAGAAATGGATTCGAGCCCTCGACGATCAACGCGCGCAGTCGCTGCGGATGATCGACCATCACTTCTTCCGGCACTAACGTCGGCGACATCATCCCAAAGTTGCCGATCGCGCGGATCGCCGGAATGCCCGACGCCAGCGCGCGTTCGGGTTCGCTCACCCGCGCCGGATCGAGCACGGCCGGCGCAAAGGTCTCCATGAACACGTTGCCACCGGCGCGTCCGAGATTGCCGGTGACCGTCAGCAGCACGCGAATCAGGTACGAAATCAGCGTCGAGAACGGTGTCTGCTCGACGCCGAGATCGAAGAAGATCGACGCCGACTCGGCGGTGGCGAAGCCGGTGGCGGTTTCGATCAACGCATCCACCGCGATGCCGCAGCGTGACGCCATCTCGTTCACGTCGACCGACGCCAGCGCGGTCCGCAACGCGTCGAAGTCGGTCGTGTGGTCGCGGATGAATGCCTCGTCCACCAGATTCCGTTCCACGATCACAGCGGCGAGCGCGAGCAACAGATACGCATCGGTGCCCGGCTGCACGCGCAGATGACGCGTCGCCGTGCGCGTGGTTTCGGTTTCGCGTGGATCGACGACCACCAGCGTGCGCGAGAGATCGTCGCTGAAGTGTTTGAACGTATCGGTGGCGTTGTGACCACGGTTGCTGATTTTCGGATTGGTTCCCAGCACCAGCATGAAGCGCGTGTGCTCGGCATCGGCGTGGAGCCAGGCCGCTGGCGAGGCATTGAACATCCACTGGTCCATCAAGTTGTGCTGCGTCTTCTCCTGCGCGAAGGCGTTGAACCACTTGCGTGAGCCGAGGCCGCGCAAGAAACCAATCGCATAGGGACCATCCAAGTGGTTGGCCTGGCCGCCGACGCCGACCAAGGCGATAGCGCGCGGCGAATGGCGCGTGCGGATGTCGTCGAGCTTGGCGGCGATCTCGGCGATCGCGACATCCCAAGTGATGCGCTCGAAACTGCCGTCGGCCTGTCTCTTCAAGGGATGGACGACGCGCTGCGCGTGCTCGACATAGTGCGCGATGCTGAAGGCCTTGTTGCACACATAGCCTTCGGTAATCGGGTTGTGCTCGTCGGCCCGCACCGCGGCGATGCGACCTCCCTTCACATCGACGCGCAGTCCGCAGTTGTGACTGCACAGCACACACACGGTCGGCAGATCATCCGCATCGAGCGGCAACGGAGTGCGGGAGACGGAGCGATCGACCACTTGCGTCTGACTCATCGTGAACTCCTTTGTGTGGCGGCGCGGTGCGTACGCGCCGGCTGACGGTTGCGACGGGAGAGCGCGCGTAGCGCCGGCCCGGGTTG
It includes:
- a CDS encoding argininosuccinate synthase, which gives rise to MSKVEEKPKKIVLAYSGGLDTSVILGWLIDTYGAEVIAFCADLGQGDELAPVEGKAKAGGASKIFIEDLREEFVRDFVFPMLRANAVYEGTYLLGTSIARPLIAKRQIEIANAEGADAVAHGATGKGNDQVRFELTYYALRPDIRVVAPWRIWDLNSRSKLIAFAESKRIPIPVTKEKPYSTDRNALHISYEGGILEDPAKEPYEDMFLLTVSPERAPDKPEYVEIEFAAGNPVSINGERLSPATLLARLNTIGGRNGVGRVDLVENRYVGMKSRGVYETPGGTIIHVAHRALESITLDREVLHLRDSLIPRYAEMVYYGYWFAPEREMLQTMIDEAQRPVTGTVRLKLYKGNVIIAGRTSPKSLYDPHVATFEEDSVYRQADAEAFIRLNALRLRIRARVNKKP
- a CDS encoding zinc ribbon domain-containing protein — its product is MACCSACNHDSPTGSKFCPECGTALGEHCAQCGSDLPASAKFCNQCGAVAGASGVGVTHASPSAARDGPSDDGRARHASPLQDEATPASSGERRQPTVIFSDLVGSTALSTQFDPEEWREIVSRCQRATTAAVQEFGEHHAKNLGDREELRNGRDE
- a CDS encoding molybdopterin-dependent oxidoreductase produces the protein MSQTQVVDRSVSRTPLPLDADDLPTVCVLCSHNCGLRVDVKGGRIAAVRADEHNPITEGYVCNKAFSIAHYVEHAQRVVHPLKRQADGSFERITWDVAIAEIAAKLDDIRTRHSPRAIALVGVGGQANHLDGPYAIGFLRGLGSRKWFNAFAQEKTQHNLMDQWMFNASPAAWLHADAEHTRFMLVLGTNPKISNRGHNATDTFKHFSDDLSRTLVVVDPRETETTRTATRHLRVQPGTDAYLLLALAAVIVERNLVDEAFIRDHTTDFDALRTALASVDVNEMASRCGIAVDALIETATGFATAESASIFFDLGVEQTPFSTLISYLIRVLLTVTGNLGRAGGNVFMETFAPAVLDPARVSEPERALASGIPAIRAIGNFGMMSPTLVPEEVMVDHPQRLRALIVEGSNPFLSYSDTAAWRAARERLDLLVVIEPAMTETALLADYVLPTPVGYEKWEFAGFPKRYPQVDVQVRPPVVPGPTEALPEPEIYVRLAEAMNLFGTPPAQLHELAAEALEPNGGMMFLGALQQLAAEQPRGHDPSNQMLFWAYRTLGPLLSAPSLAAFWMVAHLNAMLRGDSVVRALGVEWQGKNPFEIASELFRRILAHPEGVEIARVATETNFTDHIGFDDKRVRLAPAPMLKELGRAVDTAPSRDASYPFVLAAGLRTRWTANTIQRDPSWRKGRGPHCALNLSPSDAKSLSLRDGDSVRISTRRGAVTLPAQIDAKLLDGHVWMPNGFGMMSGADGRMNVDGANSNELTDTADRDPFTGVPHHRHVRCRIERVE